TTTACTGCGAACGCGGCTTCTACGACACCCGTGGCGATACCGGTTATTTTGTAAAGAACTCCAGAATTGATTACGAAAACCGCATTTTAGAGGGGGATAGCCTGTACTTTAACCGGAATACCAATTTTGCTTCGGCCACAAATAACATCAAAGTGACCGACACGATTAACGAGAGTGTTATTCGGGGGCATTATGCTGAAGTCTTCAGGGAAAAAGATTCGGTTTTTATTACCAAACGTGCAGTGGCGGTGAGCGTGCAGGAGCAGGATTCCATTTATATTCATGCCGATACCCTTATGGTTACCGGTAAACCCGAAGACAGGATCATCCGTGGTTTTTACGGGGTGCGCCTGTTTAAAAGCAATATGAGCGGTAAGAGTGACTCCATTCACGTTCGGGAGAGAACCGGATTAACCCAGATGCTGGGCAGGCCCGTCATGTGGTCAGAAAATAACCAGTTGACGGGAGATACCATTCATTTGCTCAACAATGTGGAAACAGAAGAACTTGACTCGCTCAAAGTTTACGACAATGCATTTATGATTCAGCGTGACAGCATAGGCGGGTTCAATCAGTTGAAAGGATTGCAGATGTATGGGAAATTTGAAGACAATTCCCTTCAGCAGGTAGACCTGGTAAAGAATACCGAAACCCTCTATTATATGCGGAATGATGACGGGGAATTGATTGGGATCAATAAAACCCTGTCGAGTTCTATTTCCGTTTTCTTTGAAAATGAGGAAATAAGTATGGTCGATTACCTCAATAATGTAGATGGCATTCTTTACCCCGAAAGTGAACTTCCTGAAGAAGAGCGGACCCTGAAAGGTTTTAACTGGCGCGGGGATGAACGCTTATACTCTGTAGAAGATCTCTTTATAGACGATCCCGATTATGAGCCGGTGAGCATTGAAGGTATCCCCACGCCCGAAGAAGAAGAGAATTTCTTCAACAACGAGACCCGAGACGGGCCGTTGTTAAACGAGAAGAGCCGCCTGCAGGAAAAAGATCTTCAGGAAAGGCCTGTAGACACTGTTCCCAATGCCAGCAGAGCTGCTCAACCCGACCCCTTGTTGCGACAGGAAGAACTGGACAGTTTACCCGCTGTAGACAGCATACAACCAGCTCCAGGCCGCCAACCACGCCAGGCCCAACAGCAGGACAGTATCTCCCCTGCCGCAGCCATTCAAATTAAAAGAGACTAAAGAATTGAAACAGGATTTTTTAAAATATCAGGCGCAAACTTCGCCTTTTCCCCTGGCCATGGAAGTTGCCCATGCTTCAGGTTCCTATATCTATGATTCAGAAGGAAAAAAACACCTCGATTTTGTGGCAGGAGTCTCGGCCTGCACTTTAGGCCACTGCCACCCTCGTGTGGTGAACGCCATAAAAGAGCAGGCAGAAAAATACCTGCACGTTATGGTATACGGCGAATACGCCCAGGGCCCCGCTGTAGCCTTGTGCAAATTGCTGGCAGAACAACTCCCGGCACCGCTGGAAAAAAC
This Salinimicrobium tongyeongense DNA region includes the following protein-coding sequences:
- a CDS encoding OstA-like protein; amino-acid sequence: MKHAQILYLFSIIFFAGFSSYGQEEKKIRYESERTLKDEENYPGAFILSKVNEQVHFIHQGIEVWCDQAIHYAEENFFKAYGNVRMEQGDTITMTSQYAEYNGDTQFAFASGNVFMRNPQTSLQTDTLFFDRTKQQAYYRSGGIIRDTASVLKSQIGRYYLKDEKYTFASEVVITNPDYVLKSTQLDFYSDNGHAYMYGPSTITSDESTIYCERGFYDTRGDTGYFVKNSRIDYENRILEGDSLYFNRNTNFASATNNIKVTDTINESVIRGHYAEVFREKDSVFITKRAVAVSVQEQDSIYIHADTLMVTGKPEDRIIRGFYGVRLFKSNMSGKSDSIHVRERTGLTQMLGRPVMWSENNQLTGDTIHLLNNVETEELDSLKVYDNAFMIQRDSIGGFNQLKGLQMYGKFEDNSLQQVDLVKNTETLYYMRNDDGELIGINKTLSSSISVFFENEEISMVDYLNNVDGILYPESELPEEERTLKGFNWRGDERLYSVEDLFIDDPDYEPVSIEGIPTPEEEENFFNNETRDGPLLNEKSRLQEKDLQERPVDTVPNASRAAQPDPLLRQEELDSLPAVDSIQPAPGRQPRQAQQQDSISPAAAIQIKRD